Proteins from a genomic interval of Symmachiella macrocystis:
- a CDS encoding serine/threonine-protein kinase, whose amino-acid sequence MAAVIDNAISPQSDESQLIAADSTVAVAIDTRPILEAALAKQKLIELQLITLEEWDAAAEAAGSPEDLVPILAQLQLMDASWNSGSDERFPVLTSFQAQKTMAGKPEDLWLDHYILLEKLGSGGMGDVFKARNTRLPRLEAIKTIQTATGIGQSDASLNLERFQREAQLLAQLQHAHLTTIFHAGHDRDVQFIAIEYVRGRNLKQYVEELYSDGGEMSIGMAIDSVITVAEVLAHAHDRGVIHRDIKPANIMVTPDGGLKVLDLGIAQLRDPESTKRRSSSQLTQGAVSLGTPEVMAPEQWADAQSVTAAADIYSLGCTLFYMLTGRMPFVSETREELLCAVVSAPRPNATDFREDVPPELSTVIRRMLAHYPQDRYQSCAEVIAALLPFANRITASPLADTGEHKHKVRVFALIAGIMGALAVVAAAGWQHSSATQPVARAPQGDELLGRPFENLATPMIPAYAADDEAKVLAAYNNDSFLHTAQWLLELQSAPQWRHDSNLDVQMLVAGKPSETVFVDDDEIPQPDEFATIRVRAPNGGYLTMLVFGSDGNLFQFHWTKPLESGRWLTAFEPSAASEGDDLVVLYLTESDPLQGAPQRPNSAAPLNFDKRDHFVQGQFGAMYTKGDLHNLEAAFAKPSIFQAVIQKLKTGEPYPFTKPPIPPATWWARKAVPLHVVNRSTEN is encoded by the coding sequence GTGGCTGCCGTTATCGATAACGCAATTTCTCCACAAAGTGATGAATCGCAACTCATCGCCGCCGACTCTACAGTGGCTGTCGCCATCGATACGCGCCCCATTCTCGAAGCAGCGTTGGCAAAACAAAAACTCATTGAACTGCAATTAATTACGCTTGAGGAATGGGATGCAGCTGCCGAGGCAGCCGGCTCGCCGGAGGACTTGGTCCCCATTCTCGCGCAACTGCAATTGATGGATGCGAGTTGGAATTCCGGGTCCGATGAACGGTTTCCGGTGCTGACGTCGTTTCAAGCACAAAAAACAATGGCGGGTAAGCCCGAGGATTTGTGGCTAGACCACTATATCCTGCTGGAAAAGCTGGGCAGCGGCGGGATGGGAGATGTGTTCAAAGCCCGCAACACGCGTTTGCCGCGGTTAGAAGCGATCAAGACGATTCAGACCGCCACCGGAATTGGACAGTCAGATGCCAGCTTGAACTTGGAACGCTTTCAACGGGAAGCACAGCTGCTGGCGCAACTGCAACACGCACATCTCACGACTATTTTCCACGCGGGGCACGACCGGGACGTTCAATTCATTGCGATCGAATACGTTCGTGGGCGAAACCTCAAACAGTATGTCGAGGAACTTTACAGCGACGGCGGTGAGATGTCGATCGGCATGGCGATTGATTCGGTGATCACCGTCGCCGAAGTCTTGGCGCACGCGCATGACCGCGGTGTGATCCATCGCGATATCAAACCGGCCAACATCATGGTCACACCGGACGGCGGCTTGAAGGTTCTCGATTTGGGAATCGCGCAACTGCGGGATCCGGAATCGACGAAGCGCCGAAGTTCGTCACAACTGACCCAGGGAGCGGTCTCCTTAGGCACACCGGAAGTAATGGCTCCCGAACAATGGGCCGATGCGCAGAGCGTGACGGCGGCTGCGGACATTTACAGCCTGGGTTGTACTTTGTTTTACATGCTGACCGGGCGGATGCCGTTTGTGAGCGAGACGCGCGAAGAGTTGCTGTGCGCGGTGGTGAGTGCGCCGCGGCCCAATGCGACTGACTTTCGCGAGGATGTCCCACCGGAACTATCGACGGTTATTCGTCGCATGTTGGCGCACTATCCACAGGACCGCTATCAATCGTGTGCCGAAGTGATTGCAGCGTTGTTGCCATTTGCCAATCGCATTACCGCCTCGCCGTTGGCTGATACGGGCGAACACAAACACAAGGTCCGAGTTTTTGCTTTAATCGCGGGGATTATGGGTGCATTGGCGGTGGTGGCTGCGGCAGGTTGGCAACATTCCTCCGCAACCCAGCCAGTCGCACGTGCTCCGCAGGGCGATGAGTTGTTGGGACGTCCATTTGAAAATCTCGCAACCCCCATGATTCCCGCATATGCTGCGGATGACGAAGCGAAAGTGCTCGCAGCTTACAACAACGACAGTTTTCTGCACACGGCTCAATGGCTGTTGGAACTTCAATCGGCCCCACAATGGCGGCACGACAGCAATTTGGACGTTCAGATGCTGGTTGCCGGCAAACCATCCGAAACCGTGTTTGTCGATGACGACGAAATTCCACAACCGGATGAATTTGCCACGATCCGCGTCCGCGCCCCCAATGGCGGCTATCTCACGATGCTTGTCTTTGGCAGCGACGGTAACTTGTTTCAATTTCATTGGACCAAGCCGCTTGAATCGGGACGTTGGCTCACTGCCTTTGAACCGAGTGCCGCTTCAGAGGGTGACGATCTCGTGGTGTTGTATCTCACCGAAAGCGATCCATTGCAAGGTGCGCCGCAACGACCGAATTCTGCTGCTCCGCTTAATTTCGATAAACGGGACCATTTTGTACAAGGCCAATTCGGCGCCATGTACACAAAAGGCGATCTGCACAACTTGGAAGCGGCGTTTGCGAAGCCGTCTATTTTTCAAGCTGTGATTCAAAAATTGAAGACGGGAGAACCCTACCCGTTCACCAAGCCCCCAATACCGCCGGCAACGTGGTGGGCCAGGAAAGCCGTTCCGTTGCATGTTGTGAACCGGAGCACTGAGAATTGA
- a CDS encoding DUF4384 domain-containing protein, with protein sequence MIRYFVTLCVAVLTAGSALSAFADDSSSNTSAPRRQVDSDGKVVGEGLSTTGLKRVTSLRYSIILRNEDGTESAVDEAKHTFKIGQEFRLVVEADTELFLYVFHESSHGLRSFLVPDRHDSAGYVPRLEPGKPLTIPQDGYFEVTPPLGIERLMVFATPEKRPELTSTEAFTEPAQLTKSQRSQLKKQQDRVFNTAMNVNPGKGRPQRRDLNGPRIRLRGMSWQPKTKPGHTGKTVVVGSYDDKVKPDLFLTIPLSSRE encoded by the coding sequence ATGATTCGCTACTTTGTCACGCTGTGCGTTGCCGTTTTGACTGCCGGATCGGCCCTCAGCGCATTCGCTGACGACAGTTCATCCAACACATCCGCGCCGCGCCGCCAAGTCGACAGCGATGGCAAGGTTGTCGGCGAAGGTCTATCGACAACGGGCCTGAAACGGGTCACGTCCTTGCGGTACTCAATCATTCTTCGCAACGAGGATGGTACCGAATCGGCCGTCGATGAGGCGAAACACACATTCAAAATAGGGCAGGAGTTTCGCTTAGTGGTCGAAGCCGATACGGAATTGTTTCTGTATGTGTTTCATGAATCAAGCCACGGGTTGCGGAGTTTTTTAGTCCCCGACCGACATGATTCGGCCGGATACGTTCCGCGTTTGGAGCCGGGCAAACCACTGACGATTCCACAAGATGGTTATTTTGAAGTCACGCCCCCATTGGGCATTGAACGCCTGATGGTCTTCGCTACACCTGAAAAACGGCCGGAATTGACATCGACCGAAGCTTTCACCGAACCGGCACAATTGACGAAAAGCCAGCGCTCACAGCTGAAAAAACAGCAAGACCGCGTCTTCAACACGGCGATGAATGTGAATCCAGGAAAGGGCCGGCCCCAGCGTCGGGACCTGAATGGACCGCGGATTCGATTGCGAGGTATGTCCTGGCAACCCAAAACCAAACCAGGCCATACCGGCAAAACGGTGGTCGTCGGTTCCTACGATGACAAAGTGAAACCCGACCTATTTTTGACGATTCCCTTGTCGAGTCGCGAATGA
- a CDS encoding tandem-95 repeat protein — translation MLGNIGEHLIRKLERIIGLPADARTPRLRQMMGLGRDRCELALFRRLDFECMEGRTLLSADLGFAFGVGDNQDDVGYELDTDSAGNVYVTGEFRGTVDFDPTAGVTELVSNGGSDAFIAKYDSDGNFLWAKGFGGTGDDTGQGISVDASGKIYVIGNFDGTVGVDFDPGVDTDVKAGGSTADAFVLKLDAAGEYVWSNTFIGAGFISGNDLAVDAAGSVYAAGSFTGSADFDPLAGVIAPIDSNGSFDAYLAKMDSDGDMVWVETFGAGRIDGISGIDLDSSGNIVTTGYYMDTVNFDTGSGMSFGISGADSFDTFVSKFDSDGAFLWAATTRGAGENVARDVVVDADDNIVFVGSYTGTVDFDPGAGVTSLNSEGGYDIFVTKLDSSGALLWTASMGGEDEDYAYGVDVDSNNNVFVVGEYQNTADFNPLGLDIFNLISTASHSAFSVKLNSAGEFQWAATSSGTGDAFAYGIAIDINGRLLSTGSVFGTTDLDPTASTETVVSSGGSDLFLQVLFDNTPPTTAGISDVNTTEDGADAVVDLFTAFNDNESADADLTYTITGNTNAALFSGILINGVAGTLTLQFDANAYGSSVITVRATDSDGAYVETAFTVNVAAENDDPTTSGVGNVSVAEDAADTVINLFTAFADVEDADSALIYSITGNTNAGLFFGINIDGGAGTLTLSYAANAFGTSLITVRATDTEGQFIETTFTVTVAPENDTPTTVGIANITVLEDSRLNLIDLFDAFNDVEDVDSALDYTVTNNTNPLLFSDISIDPVTGKLAVNLASNQFGASDITIRARDTGGEWVDTTFSITVISQNDTPLSEDDSYQLWQNSRLNTNESVLDNDLDVESSDLQAVLIRGAAHGRVILASDGTFSYIPDAGFYGIDQFTYAASDGSAISETSTVTLSVARLPTAEGDDFAVIANTPLLVSDGGVLNNDNPADGDIGQVELVSGPAHGTVRLHTSGAFIYTPDADYVGQDSFSYRIVGSDSTSAAAVVTIDVQPPPLVLNDVDTGIENPFDSTNELISSSQAAIAISDAVAAQTSSQALHLNYVTDVVESNYFIFHGSDNDLGLYSLAGGGVTDPQAAGQFTDAHSDAPLGDVDAAGGNGALVADSNNAMQLRTGSWAVPVDDDLLLNSAYFEGDESAFVFDRIIEQSSTAHNKDAVNPEDVQPVILAESDANLVPSVPAMVPWQQPVGDESQQAVDEMWHTAPVPAEDSESYFGSGDELTPTHVDQSVLAVIATTIAAGHVSHRKSTQQRKAARTRRFSPPLNENPKS, via the coding sequence ATGCTGGGAAACATCGGCGAACATCTTATCCGCAAGCTGGAACGCATCATCGGGCTACCAGCCGATGCGCGAACTCCGCGCCTGCGGCAAATGATGGGACTGGGCAGAGATCGGTGCGAACTCGCACTATTTCGGCGGTTAGATTTCGAATGCATGGAAGGACGGACGCTTCTGTCCGCCGACCTAGGATTTGCCTTCGGAGTTGGCGATAACCAGGACGATGTTGGTTATGAGTTGGACACCGATAGCGCAGGGAATGTTTATGTCACCGGTGAGTTTCGCGGGACTGTTGATTTTGATCCGACGGCCGGTGTGACCGAGTTGGTGAGCAATGGAGGCAGCGACGCATTCATTGCGAAGTACGACTCTGATGGCAACTTTTTGTGGGCCAAAGGTTTTGGCGGGACGGGGGACGACACCGGACAGGGTATTTCGGTGGATGCAAGCGGCAAGATTTATGTCATTGGAAACTTCGACGGCACAGTCGGCGTCGATTTCGATCCCGGCGTTGATACGGACGTCAAAGCTGGAGGCAGTACCGCCGACGCGTTCGTACTTAAACTCGATGCTGCCGGCGAATATGTTTGGAGCAATACCTTCATCGGCGCCGGCTTCATTTCCGGAAATGATCTCGCAGTCGACGCTGCCGGTAGTGTTTATGCCGCCGGATCATTTACCGGATCAGCGGACTTCGACCCGCTCGCTGGAGTCATCGCACCGATCGACTCCAACGGTTCTTTCGACGCGTATCTCGCAAAAATGGACAGCGACGGTGATATGGTCTGGGTCGAAACATTCGGTGCCGGCCGCATTGACGGGATCTCAGGAATCGACTTGGATTCGTCAGGCAATATCGTGACGACCGGTTACTACATGGACACTGTCAACTTCGATACGGGGTCCGGTATGTCCTTCGGAATCAGTGGTGCCGATAGCTTCGATACGTTCGTCTCGAAGTTTGACTCGGATGGTGCGTTTTTATGGGCCGCCACCACTCGGGGGGCGGGTGAGAACGTTGCGCGAGACGTGGTGGTCGATGCGGATGACAATATTGTGTTTGTCGGCAGCTACACAGGCACGGTCGACTTTGACCCAGGTGCGGGTGTCACCTCGCTAAACAGCGAAGGCGGCTACGATATATTTGTCACAAAACTAGATTCATCCGGAGCACTGCTTTGGACCGCCAGCATGGGGGGAGAAGACGAAGATTACGCCTACGGCGTGGATGTCGATTCTAATAACAACGTCTTTGTGGTTGGAGAATATCAAAACACAGCTGACTTTAACCCCTTGGGGCTCGATATTTTCAACCTGATTTCAACGGCTTCCCATTCAGCCTTTTCCGTAAAACTGAACTCAGCAGGTGAATTTCAATGGGCGGCCACCTCCTCCGGCACGGGCGACGCATTTGCCTATGGTATCGCCATCGACATCAACGGTCGGCTGTTGAGTACCGGTTCGGTCTTTGGCACTACGGACCTGGATCCCACCGCCTCAACGGAGACAGTCGTTTCCTCGGGCGGTTCGGATCTCTTTCTTCAAGTATTATTCGATAACACCCCACCGACGACGGCTGGAATCAGCGACGTCAACACTACTGAAGACGGCGCCGATGCGGTGGTCGACCTCTTTACTGCCTTCAACGATAATGAAAGCGCGGATGCCGATCTAACGTACACCATCACGGGCAATACGAATGCCGCGCTCTTTTCGGGGATCCTCATTAATGGTGTGGCCGGTACATTGACGCTTCAGTTCGATGCAAACGCCTACGGCAGTTCGGTCATTACCGTACGGGCCACCGATAGCGATGGCGCTTATGTCGAAACGGCATTTACGGTAAACGTTGCAGCGGAAAATGATGATCCTACAACGTCTGGGGTCGGTAATGTCTCTGTTGCTGAAGACGCAGCGGATACGGTGATCAATCTGTTCACCGCATTCGCCGATGTTGAAGATGCCGACTCAGCTTTGATCTACTCGATCACCGGCAACACAAACGCCGGCCTGTTTTTCGGCATCAACATTGATGGCGGCGCGGGAACACTCACGCTGTCCTATGCGGCAAACGCCTTCGGAACGAGCTTGATCACCGTACGGGCGACCGACACGGAAGGCCAGTTTATTGAGACCACTTTCACGGTGACAGTCGCGCCCGAGAATGACACACCGACCACAGTCGGAATTGCGAACATTACCGTTCTTGAGGATTCTCGCCTCAACCTCATCGATTTGTTCGACGCGTTTAACGATGTGGAGGATGTGGATTCGGCGCTAGATTATACGGTGACCAACAATACCAACCCCCTGCTCTTCTCCGACATCTCCATTGACCCGGTGACCGGAAAATTGGCGGTGAATTTAGCCTCGAATCAATTCGGGGCGTCGGACATCACCATTCGTGCACGAGATACCGGCGGGGAATGGGTGGATACGACATTCTCGATCACGGTGATATCACAAAATGACACTCCGCTTTCCGAAGATGACTCGTATCAGCTTTGGCAAAATAGTCGATTGAACACGAACGAAAGCGTGCTCGACAACGACTTGGATGTGGAGTCATCCGATCTGCAAGCGGTGTTGATCCGAGGGGCAGCCCATGGTCGGGTGATTTTGGCATCCGATGGTACGTTCTCGTATATTCCCGATGCGGGTTTTTATGGAATCGATCAATTCACCTACGCGGCCAGCGATGGCAGTGCCATTTCTGAGACATCGACAGTGACATTGTCAGTGGCCCGATTGCCGACAGCCGAGGGTGATGACTTTGCGGTCATTGCAAACACACCATTGTTGGTCAGTGATGGTGGCGTCTTGAACAATGACAACCCCGCCGATGGAGACATTGGGCAGGTGGAACTTGTCTCCGGACCGGCACACGGAACGGTTAGATTGCATACCAGTGGGGCGTTTATCTATACACCCGATGCCGACTATGTCGGTCAAGACAGCTTTAGCTACAGAATCGTCGGGTCGGACTCAACCTCGGCAGCGGCCGTAGTCACGATTGATGTCCAACCGCCACCACTGGTATTGAATGACGTTGATACAGGTATTGAGAATCCATTTGACTCGACGAATGAACTCATCAGTTCTTCGCAGGCAGCGATCGCCATTTCAGACGCGGTCGCGGCCCAAACGTCTTCGCAAGCTTTGCATCTGAATTATGTGACCGATGTCGTTGAATCGAACTATTTCATATTTCACGGATCGGACAACGACCTTGGTCTGTACTCCCTCGCCGGCGGTGGGGTGACTGACCCGCAAGCTGCGGGACAATTTACGGACGCGCATTCTGATGCGCCTCTGGGCGACGTAGATGCCGCTGGTGGTAACGGCGCGTTGGTGGCTGATAGTAATAACGCGATGCAACTTCGGACCGGAAGCTGGGCCGTGCCTGTCGACGATGACTTGTTGCTGAACTCCGCCTATTTTGAAGGGGATGAAAGCGCGTTTGTCTTTGACCGGATCATCGAACAAAGCTCGACAGCCCATAATAAGGACGCTGTGAATCCAGAGGATGTTCAGCCCGTCATCTTGGCCGAAAGCGATGCCAATTTGGTGCCATCTGTTCCAGCGATGGTCCCCTGGCAGCAACCTGTAGGAGATGAATCACAGCAAGCTGTCGACGAAATGTGGCACACTGCCCCAGTGCCTGCGGAAGACTCGGAGTCCTATTTTGGTTCCGGCGATGAACTCACCCCAACACATGTCGACCAATCGGTGCTGGCTGTCATCGCAACAACGATCGCCGCCGGGCATGTCTCCCATCGGAAAAGTACGCAGCAGCGCAAAGCAGCGCGTACACGCAGGTTTTCTCCCCCCCTCAACGAGAATCCCAAGTCATGA